A single Prevotella sp. E15-22 DNA region contains:
- a CDS encoding ABC transporter permease: MNILNLFKVSLKAVANNKMRSFLSMLGIIIGVAAVIIMMSIGQGSKESIRTELSTMGTNLLTIRPGADMRGGVRQDPSAMQTLKMADYQRIIREKKFVTKVSPEVTASGQAIYGNNNTNTSMYGESIDYLDIKQWPVEEGDCFTEEDIKKAAKVCVVGATVVKELFGESVDPVGKTIRFKSIPMRIVGVLKSKGYNSWGMDQDNVIVAPYTTVMKRIAAQTYFSSIVCSAITEELSDAAIEELTQMLRDNHKLKAEAVDDFTIRSQAEMMETMSSTMDTVTIILVVAAAFSLLVAGIGIMNIMLVSVTERTKEIGLRMAVGATGPVISLQFLIESVMISVTGGLIGVIVGVGASEFVSAFGMPSSVPAWSIYVSFLVCVFIGVLFGYIPAQKAANMDPIEAIRHE, from the coding sequence ATGAATATATTAAACTTATTCAAAGTGAGCCTGAAGGCCGTGGCCAACAATAAGATGCGCTCGTTCCTCTCGATGCTGGGCATCATCATCGGTGTGGCTGCGGTGATCATCATGATGAGCATTGGTCAGGGCTCCAAGGAGAGCATTCGTACTGAGCTGTCTACCATGGGTACCAACTTGCTGACCATCCGTCCTGGTGCTGATATGCGTGGCGGTGTACGTCAGGATCCGTCGGCTATGCAGACCCTGAAGATGGCCGACTATCAGCGCATCATCCGCGAGAAGAAGTTTGTGACGAAGGTGTCACCCGAGGTCACTGCCAGTGGTCAGGCTATCTATGGCAATAACAACACTAACACGTCGATGTATGGCGAGTCTATCGACTACCTCGACATCAAGCAGTGGCCCGTGGAGGAAGGCGATTGCTTCACCGAGGAAGATATTAAGAAGGCTGCCAAGGTGTGTGTGGTGGGTGCCACGGTCGTCAAGGAACTCTTTGGCGAGAGTGTAGACCCTGTGGGCAAGACCATCCGCTTTAAAAGTATTCCCATGCGTATTGTGGGTGTGCTGAAGTCGAAGGGCTACAACTCATGGGGCATGGACCAGGATAACGTCATCGTGGCCCCTTATACCACGGTGATGAAGCGTATTGCTGCCCAGACCTATTTCTCGAGTATCGTGTGCTCGGCCATCACTGAGGAACTGTCGGATGCTGCCATTGAGGAACTTACCCAGATGCTGCGCGATAATCATAAGTTGAAGGCTGAGGCCGTGGATGACTTCACCATCCGTTCTCAGGCCGAGATGATGGAGACCATGTCGTCGACGATGGACACCGTGACCATCATCCTCGTGGTGGCAGCAGCTTTCTCGTTGTTGGTGGCTGGTATCGGCATCATGAACATCATGCTGGTGAGTGTCACTGAGCGTACCAAGGAGATTGGTCTGCGTATGGCCGTAGGTGCCACAGGTCCCGTTATCTCGCTCCAGTTCCTCATTGAGTCGGTGATGATCTCCGTCACGGGTGGTCTCATCGGCGTGATTGTGGGTGTTGGAGCCAGCGAATTCGTGTCGGCCTTCGGCATGCCCAGCAGTGTGCCCGCCTGGTCTATCTATGTGTCGTTCCTGGTGTGCGTGTTCATTGGCGTGCTCTTCGGCTATATCCCTGCCCAGAAAGCAGCCAATATGGACCCCATCGAGGCCATTCGTCACGAGTAA
- a CDS encoding ABC transporter ATP-binding protein, with the protein MNEDKKVVIELDNVKRYFKVGSETVKALRGVSFKIYEGEFVTIQGTSGSGKSTLLNQLGCLDTPTSGEYYLDGISVREMSKTQRARLRNRKIGFVFQNYNLLAKTTAIENVELPLMYNSEVSATERRERAIKALQDVGLGDRLYHKSNQMSGGQMQRVAIARALVNDPAVLLADEATGNLDTRTSFEMLVLFQELYRKGHTIIFVTHNPEIAEYASRNINLRDGKIREDTYNENIKSAAEALAALPVLNDD; encoded by the coding sequence ATGAATGAAGATAAGAAAGTAGTTATTGAATTGGATAACGTCAAGCGCTATTTCAAGGTGGGCAGCGAGACGGTGAAGGCCCTCCGTGGCGTTTCGTTCAAGATCTACGAGGGCGAGTTCGTTACCATCCAGGGTACCTCTGGCTCGGGTAAGTCGACCCTGCTCAACCAGTTGGGCTGCCTCGATACCCCCACCAGTGGTGAGTATTATCTGGATGGTATCTCTGTGCGTGAGATGTCGAAGACACAGCGCGCCCGTTTGCGTAACCGCAAGATTGGTTTCGTGTTTCAGAACTATAACCTGCTGGCTAAGACCACAGCCATCGAGAACGTGGAGCTGCCTCTGATGTACAACTCGGAGGTGTCGGCTACGGAGCGTCGTGAGCGTGCCATCAAGGCGCTGCAGGACGTAGGCTTGGGCGATCGTCTCTATCATAAGTCGAATCAGATGTCGGGTGGTCAGATGCAGCGCGTGGCTATTGCCCGTGCACTGGTCAACGATCCTGCTGTACTCTTGGCCGATGAGGCCACGGGTAACCTCGACACGCGTACTTCGTTCGAGATGCTGGTGCTCTTCCAGGAACTCTATCGCAAGGGTCACACTATCATCTTCGTGACCCACAACCCTGAGATTGCCGAGTATGCCAGTAGGAACATCAACCTGCGCGACGGTAAGATTCGTGAGGACACGTACAATGAGAATATTAAGTCGGCAGCGGAGGCTTTGGCCGCGCTGCCTGTGCTGAATGATGACTGA
- a CDS encoding efflux RND transporter periplasmic adaptor subunit, which yields MKNKKIWIIVAVVAVIGIVAYQFLSGGKKEQKVEFETAQVTKGNIQTTITATGTIEPVTSVTVGTQVSGIVSKLYVDYNSVVKKGQVIAELDKTNLTSELKTAQANLSSAQSTLNYEQTNFNRYQTLYNKGLVSADEYETAKLSYLKAKEQVVTSTQSVQKAQTNLGYATITSPIDGVVLSKAVEEGQTVAASFNTPELFTIAQDLTDMRVIADIDEADIGGVKEGQRVTFTVDAFPDDQFEGQVTQVRQQATTESNVVTYEVVISAPNNELKLKPGLTANVTIFTLEKNDVLTAPAKALRFMPNEALLHEGQTIEDVEAPVKVWTLEGNVFKAHAVETGTTNGVLTEIVSGIKEGTEVLVDFTISGGEEPAGQQQAQNPFMPRPRQNNRQQQGGASQQPKK from the coding sequence ATGAAAAATAAGAAGATTTGGATTATCGTGGCAGTCGTTGCTGTCATTGGTATCGTCGCTTATCAGTTCCTTTCGGGCGGCAAGAAGGAACAGAAGGTAGAGTTTGAGACCGCCCAGGTGACTAAGGGTAACATACAGACCACCATCACCGCCACCGGCACCATCGAACCTGTGACCAGCGTTACCGTGGGTACGCAGGTCAGCGGTATCGTGTCGAAACTCTATGTGGACTATAACTCGGTGGTGAAGAAGGGACAGGTGATTGCCGAGCTCGACAAGACAAACCTGACCAGTGAGCTGAAGACGGCGCAGGCTAACCTGTCGTCGGCACAGAGTACGCTGAACTACGAACAGACCAACTTTAACCGCTATCAGACCCTATATAATAAAGGTTTGGTGAGTGCTGATGAATATGAGACGGCAAAGCTGTCGTACCTCAAGGCCAAGGAGCAGGTGGTTACCTCTACACAGAGTGTGCAGAAGGCACAGACCAACCTGGGCTATGCCACTATCACCAGTCCTATCGATGGCGTGGTGCTGTCGAAAGCAGTGGAGGAGGGACAGACCGTGGCTGCTTCGTTTAACACCCCTGAGCTCTTTACCATTGCACAGGATTTGACCGACATGCGTGTGATTGCTGATATCGACGAGGCTGACATTGGTGGTGTGAAGGAGGGTCAGCGTGTGACCTTCACTGTGGATGCCTTCCCTGATGATCAGTTTGAGGGACAGGTGACTCAGGTGCGTCAGCAGGCAACCACCGAGAGTAATGTGGTGACCTACGAGGTGGTTATCTCGGCTCCCAACAACGAGCTGAAGTTGAAGCCAGGTCTCACGGCCAACGTCACCATCTTTACACTCGAGAAGAACGATGTGCTCACGGCTCCTGCCAAGGCGTTGCGCTTTATGCCTAACGAGGCTCTGCTTCACGAGGGACAGACGATTGAGGATGTGGAGGCTCCCGTCAAGGTGTGGACCCTCGAGGGTAATGTCTTTAAGGCCCATGCTGTGGAGACAGGAACCACTAATGGTGTTCTCACCGAGATTGTCAGTGGCATCAAGGAGGGTACCGAGGTGTTGGTGGACTTCACCATCAGCGGTGGTGAGGAACCTGCAGGACAGCAGCAGGCACAGAATCCCTTCATGCCGCGTCCACGACAGAACAACCGTCAGCAGCAAGGCGGTGCTAGTCAGCAACCTAAGAAGTAA
- a CDS encoding TolC family protein, which translates to MRKYVIFVFVALMASAVSAQKKWTLQDCLDHAMQNNITLQKARLQQQSAAEDVKGAKGNLLPSVSASANQSLGYRPWQDAGTTTVTNGTVNTKVDKTYHNGSYNLNAQWTVWNGNKNYNSLKLNKLSEKQAELQVDETANNIMERIAQIYVQILYLDESIKVSKASLETSKKNEERGREMLEVGKMSKADLAQLTAQRATDEYNVVDAQAQLANYKLQLKQLLELTGDESFDVVIPETTDAQALSDIPVLQDVYQQALITRPEIESSRLAIESSGLNLKISKAGYLPTLNMTGGVSTSTNSLSANGWGNQMKTNVNTQAGLTLSIPIFDARQTKTSVNKAKIQQQQAQLDLQDQQKTLYQTIEGFWQDANTNQQRFRAALTTVESEQMSYDLLEEKFNLGLTNIIELMNGKDKLLNAQQNKLQSKYQTILNQQLLKFYQGDFKK; encoded by the coding sequence ATGAGAAAGTATGTAATATTCGTGTTTGTGGCGTTGATGGCATCGGCTGTTTCGGCTCAGAAGAAATGGACGCTTCAGGATTGTCTGGATCATGCCATGCAGAACAATATCACGTTGCAAAAGGCCCGGCTGCAGCAACAATCGGCGGCTGAGGATGTGAAAGGTGCCAAGGGCAATTTGTTGCCCTCGGTCAGTGCGTCGGCTAATCAGAGTCTGGGCTATCGCCCCTGGCAGGATGCTGGAACGACAACGGTGACCAATGGCACAGTGAACACGAAGGTGGACAAGACCTATCACAATGGGTCGTATAACCTGAATGCGCAGTGGACGGTTTGGAATGGTAACAAGAACTACAACAGCCTGAAACTGAATAAGTTGTCTGAGAAACAGGCTGAGTTGCAGGTGGACGAGACGGCCAACAATATCATGGAGCGCATTGCTCAGATCTATGTGCAGATACTCTATCTGGACGAGAGTATCAAGGTAAGTAAGGCCAGCTTGGAAACGAGTAAGAAGAACGAGGAGCGTGGACGCGAGATGCTCGAGGTGGGTAAGATGTCGAAGGCCGACCTGGCCCAGCTCACGGCCCAGCGTGCCACCGATGAATATAATGTGGTGGATGCACAGGCGCAGTTGGCCAACTATAAGTTGCAGCTGAAGCAGTTGCTGGAACTCACTGGCGATGAGTCGTTCGACGTGGTAATCCCTGAGACTACCGATGCGCAGGCACTGAGTGATATTCCCGTGCTTCAGGATGTGTATCAGCAGGCGCTCATCACCCGTCCGGAGATTGAGAGTTCGCGACTGGCCATTGAGAGTAGCGGCCTGAACCTGAAGATATCGAAGGCAGGCTACCTGCCCACGCTTAATATGACTGGCGGCGTCTCTACCAGTACCAACTCTCTGTCGGCCAATGGCTGGGGCAATCAGATGAAGACCAACGTGAACACACAGGCTGGACTGACACTGAGTATTCCCATCTTTGATGCCCGTCAGACGAAGACATCGGTGAACAAGGCGAAAATTCAGCAGCAGCAGGCTCAGTTGGACCTGCAGGATCAGCAGAAGACGCTCTATCAGACCATCGAGGGCTTCTGGCAGGATGCCAACACCAATCAGCAGCGTTTCCGTGCTGCCCTGACCACCGTGGAGAGTGAGCAGATGAGTTATGACTTGCTGGAGGAGAAGTTTAACTTGGGTCTTACGAATATCATTGAACTGATGAACGGCAAGGATAAGTTGCTCAATGCCCAGCAGAACAAACTGCAGTCTAAATATCAGACCATCCTGAACCAGCAGTTGCTGAAGTTCTATCAGGGTGATTTCAAGAAGTAA
- a CDS encoding head GIN domain-containing protein, whose product MIMKKVTVLTLCSVFLFCMSCVDIKMTKGKLLEASKTITEKELTMSSFDKVDIDVVGHVKVVQSVAGDYRVVLSAPENYMDFFECEVNDQELEVEYDSHMPNFTLEDRDIHITIYTPSLRELENSGVATVVVDSLKSRLLKVENSGVGGIKMRGLHTEKLAVDCSGVGGITLHGVTTWLNLECSGVGSIDASGMKARRVKGEVSGVGGIECYASDTLKATVSGVGSLKYAGNPSVKKLNESGVGKISEL is encoded by the coding sequence ATGATTATGAAGAAAGTTACTGTTTTGACACTCTGTTCTGTGTTCTTGTTTTGCATGTCGTGTGTGGATATTAAGATGACGAAAGGCAAGTTGCTTGAGGCGAGTAAGACGATTACCGAAAAGGAACTGACGATGTCGTCTTTTGATAAGGTGGACATCGATGTGGTGGGTCATGTGAAGGTGGTGCAGAGTGTGGCTGGCGACTATCGCGTGGTGCTGTCGGCTCCTGAGAACTATATGGATTTCTTTGAATGTGAGGTGAACGACCAGGAGTTGGAGGTGGAATATGATAGTCATATGCCTAACTTCACACTTGAGGATCGTGACATTCATATCACCATCTATACCCCCTCGCTGCGCGAGCTGGAGAACTCAGGCGTTGCCACGGTGGTGGTGGACAGCTTGAAGAGCAGACTGCTGAAGGTGGAAAACTCGGGTGTAGGTGGCATCAAGATGCGTGGTCTGCACACAGAGAAGTTGGCAGTGGACTGCTCTGGCGTGGGTGGCATCACCCTGCATGGCGTGACCACATGGCTTAACCTGGAGTGCTCGGGCGTGGGCAGCATTGATGCCAGCGGCATGAAGGCCCGTCGTGTGAAAGGCGAGGTGAGTGGCGTGGGTGGTATTGAGTGCTATGCGTCTGATACTCTGAAGGCTACGGTGAGCGGTGTTGGCTCACTGAAATATGCTGGTAATCCTAGCGTAAAGAAGCTTAACGAGAGTGGTGTGGGAAAAATTTCTGAGCTATGA
- a CDS encoding YqiA/YcfP family alpha/beta fold hydrolase, translated as MEQTNQYVKQFPELMKGKTVMYLHGFGSSGQSGTVTRLRTILPNANVIAPDLPIHPTEAQALLKELCAKEQPHLILGTSMGGMYTEQLYGYDRICMNPALCLSDTMQQHGMTGTQTFQNPRLDGVQQFYVDKALVKEYRQVSEQRFSGLEGLSDEELEKEKNRVYGLFGDKDDLVDTFDMFRECYPKAAHFHGEHRMDDRSFMHAVVPVIRWIDDQQENRQRPIIYIGIETLVDAYNKPNSSSQKAIRLLIEHYQVYFVCEDSYPTENRWGQWLEEYINVPAWRHTVYTHRRDLLYGDYLISKRKEGDTMATLLEYGSDTFKTWEDIIEYFSRLGGQ; from the coding sequence ATGGAACAAACAAACCAATACGTCAAACAATTCCCTGAGTTGATGAAGGGAAAAACCGTGATGTATCTTCACGGATTCGGCAGCAGCGGACAGAGTGGCACGGTGACACGCCTGCGCACCATCCTGCCCAACGCCAACGTCATTGCACCCGACCTTCCCATCCATCCCACTGAGGCACAGGCTCTGTTGAAAGAACTTTGCGCCAAAGAGCAGCCCCATCTCATTCTGGGCACATCGATGGGTGGCATGTATACCGAACAGCTGTACGGCTACGACCGCATCTGCATGAACCCGGCCCTCTGCCTGTCCGACACCATGCAGCAACATGGCATGACAGGCACGCAGACCTTTCAGAACCCACGTCTGGACGGCGTGCAGCAGTTCTATGTCGACAAGGCCCTGGTAAAGGAATACCGACAGGTGAGCGAACAGCGCTTTTCAGGACTCGAAGGCCTCAGCGACGAGGAACTGGAGAAAGAGAAGAACCGCGTCTATGGTCTCTTTGGCGACAAGGACGATCTGGTAGATACCTTCGACATGTTTCGCGAGTGCTACCCCAAGGCCGCCCATTTCCATGGAGAGCACCGCATGGACGACCGCTCCTTCATGCATGCCGTCGTACCCGTCATCCGCTGGATCGACGACCAACAGGAGAACCGTCAGCGCCCTATTATATATATAGGTATAGAGACCCTCGTCGATGCCTACAACAAGCCCAACAGCAGCAGTCAGAAAGCCATCCGACTCCTCATCGAGCACTATCAGGTGTATTTTGTTTGCGAAGACAGCTACCCAACAGAAAACCGATGGGGACAGTGGCTGGAGGAGTATATCAACGTGCCCGCCTGGCGCCACACCGTCTATACCCATCGTCGCGACCTGCTCTATGGCGACTACCTGATCAGTAAAAGAAAAGAGGGCGACACGATGGCCACCCTCTTAGAGTATGGTTCCGACACGTTCAAGACGTGGGAAGATATCATTGAGTATTTCTCACGACTCGGCGGACAGTAA